A single region of the Paraburkholderia sp. SOS3 genome encodes:
- a CDS encoding MFS transporter, protein MRLDSTTTAGSLAPPVSRASVSRLIVATSIGNALEFFDLIVYGYFATILSRQFFPVHDKTVSLLLTLGTFALSYLARPIGALALGSFSDRKGRKASLTLSITMMTLGTGMVALMPSYDAIGLFAPFGIFVSRLLQGFSAGGEFGSSTAFLIEHAPERKGFMASWQFSSQGASTLLASAFGAVLTGTLAPDDLNSWGWRIPFLFGMLIGPVGLYIRRRIDETPEFERAEKAASPVRELLATQKARVLVSIGSLVLTTTANYMLLYLPTYASRQLGLAASSGFIATLVAGGIVMVLTPLVGHWSDRVGRTRIMLGAGTVFLVTIYPAFMFLNAHPSLPTLLVAVIWIALLKATYFAPIPALMSELFPTRTRTTGMALGYNIGTTVFGGFTPLAVASLIAATGNNLAPGFYLMLAAIISLFTLGWARAHLKVR, encoded by the coding sequence ATGCGCCTCGACTCCACCACGACGGCGGGCTCGCTCGCCCCACCCGTATCGCGCGCGAGCGTGTCGCGCCTGATCGTCGCGACCTCGATCGGCAATGCGCTCGAGTTCTTCGATCTGATCGTCTACGGCTACTTCGCGACGATCCTCTCGCGTCAGTTTTTTCCCGTGCATGATAAAACCGTGTCGTTGCTGTTGACGCTCGGCACCTTTGCGCTCTCGTATCTGGCGCGGCCAATCGGCGCGCTCGCGCTCGGCTCGTTTAGCGACCGCAAAGGCCGCAAAGCATCGTTGACACTGTCGATTACCATGATGACGCTCGGCACCGGCATGGTCGCGTTGATGCCGTCGTACGACGCGATCGGACTGTTCGCGCCGTTCGGCATATTTGTTTCGCGTCTTCTGCAAGGCTTCTCGGCAGGCGGCGAGTTCGGCAGCTCCACGGCCTTTCTGATCGAACACGCGCCCGAGCGCAAAGGATTCATGGCGAGCTGGCAGTTCTCGAGCCAGGGTGCGAGCACGCTGCTCGCGTCCGCCTTCGGCGCGGTGCTGACCGGTACGCTCGCGCCCGACGATCTGAACAGCTGGGGCTGGCGCATACCGTTTCTGTTCGGCATGCTGATCGGTCCGGTCGGTCTGTATATTCGCCGGCGCATCGACGAAACGCCCGAGTTCGAGCGCGCCGAAAAAGCCGCGTCGCCGGTTCGCGAGCTGTTGGCCACGCAGAAGGCGCGCGTGCTCGTGTCGATCGGCTCGCTCGTGCTGACCACAACCGCCAACTACATGCTGCTCTATCTGCCGACCTATGCGTCGCGTCAGCTGGGGCTTGCCGCATCGTCGGGTTTCATCGCCACGCTGGTTGCAGGCGGCATCGTGATGGTGCTGACGCCGCTCGTCGGGCATTGGTCCGACCGGGTCGGCCGCACGCGGATCATGCTCGGCGCGGGCACGGTGTTTCTCGTGACCATCTATCCCGCGTTCATGTTTCTGAATGCGCATCCGTCGCTGCCCACCCTGCTTGTGGCCGTGATCTGGATCGCGCTACTGAAAGCGACCTACTTTGCGCCGATTCCCGCGCTGATGTCCGAACTGTTCCCGACGCGCACACGAACCACGGGAATGGCGCTCGGTTATAACATCGGTACGACCGTGTTCGGCGGGTTCACGCCCCTCGCTGTCGCGAGCCTCATTGCGGCGACGGGCAATAATCTCGCACCGGGCTTTTATCTGATGCTCGCGGCAATCATCAGTCTCTTTACGCTTGGATGGGCACGCGCGCACCTCAAGGTTCGCTAA
- a CDS encoding M20 family metallopeptidase: MTRDIAIQSAAEHYDSGRFLEDLGRRVAARTESQEADSADRLHAYLADEIAPLLKACGFTSRIVANPVKGAGPFLIAHRHESDTLPTVLTYGHGDVVRGYDAQWHEGLAPWRITVDGDRWYGRGTADNKGQHSINLAALQAALKARGGRLGFNVKLLYETGEEVGSPGLHALCEQLRDELSADVLIASDGPRVSAHRPTVFLGSRGLVNFRLDVKLRDGGHHSGNWGGLLRNPGVTLANAIASMVDAQGRILVEGLRPPPISASVRRALADIEVGGYPGEPAIDADYGEPTLTPTERVFGWNSLEVLAFRTGNPDKPVNAIPPSAFAHMQLRFVVGTDWQNLESIVRRHLDERGFTHVELDVERGVPATRVDPENAWVRWALRSIRDTTGMQPALLPNLGGTLPNDVFAHVLGMPTLWVPHSYPGCSQHAPNEHLLGPVAREALQIMAALFWDLGAGRPDAADAAGRQTSSSALS, from the coding sequence CGAAGACCTCGGGCGCCGCGTCGCCGCGCGCACCGAAAGCCAGGAAGCGGACAGCGCAGATCGACTTCACGCGTACCTCGCCGATGAAATCGCGCCGCTGCTCAAGGCGTGCGGTTTCACATCGCGCATCGTCGCGAACCCGGTGAAGGGCGCCGGACCGTTTCTGATCGCGCATCGCCATGAAAGCGATACGCTGCCCACCGTGCTGACTTACGGGCACGGCGACGTCGTGCGCGGCTACGACGCGCAATGGCACGAGGGCCTCGCACCGTGGCGCATCACGGTGGACGGCGATCGCTGGTACGGCCGCGGCACCGCCGACAACAAAGGGCAGCACAGCATCAATCTCGCCGCGCTGCAGGCTGCGCTCAAAGCACGCGGCGGGCGGCTCGGCTTCAATGTGAAACTGCTCTACGAGACCGGCGAGGAAGTCGGTTCCCCCGGCTTGCACGCGCTCTGCGAGCAGTTACGCGACGAATTGAGCGCCGATGTGCTGATCGCGTCGGACGGTCCGCGCGTCAGCGCGCACCGTCCGACTGTATTTCTCGGCTCGCGCGGTCTCGTGAATTTCAGGCTCGACGTCAAGCTGCGCGACGGCGGTCATCATTCGGGCAACTGGGGCGGACTGCTACGCAATCCAGGCGTGACGCTCGCGAACGCGATCGCGTCGATGGTCGATGCGCAGGGACGCATTCTCGTCGAAGGCCTGCGTCCGCCGCCGATTAGCGCTTCGGTGCGCCGCGCGCTTGCCGATATCGAAGTCGGCGGCTATCCGGGCGAGCCCGCGATCGATGCCGATTACGGCGAACCAACGCTCACGCCGACCGAACGTGTATTCGGCTGGAACAGCCTCGAAGTGCTTGCATTTCGCACCGGCAATCCGGACAAGCCGGTCAATGCGATACCGCCGTCCGCTTTTGCGCATATGCAATTGCGCTTCGTGGTCGGCACCGACTGGCAGAACCTCGAGTCGATCGTGCGTCGCCATCTCGACGAGCGTGGCTTTACGCACGTCGAGCTCGACGTCGAACGCGGCGTGCCGGCTACGCGCGTCGATCCCGAAAACGCGTGGGTGCGGTGGGCATTGCGCTCCATCCGCGACACGACCGGCATGCAACCCGCGCTATTGCCGAATCTCGGCGGCACGTTGCCGAACGACGTCTTCGCCCACGTGCTCGGCATGCCGACGCTGTGGGTGCCGCACTCCTACCCCGGTTGCTCGCAGCATGCGCCGAACGAACATCTGCTCGGCCCCGTTGCGCGCGAGGCACTGCAGATCATGGCGGCGCTCTTCTGGGATCTCGGCGCGGGGCGCCCCGATGCCGCCGATGCCGCCGGCCGCCAGACCTCCAGTTCCGCCCTTTCCTGA